From a region of the Zingiber officinale cultivar Zhangliang chromosome 4B, Zo_v1.1, whole genome shotgun sequence genome:
- the LOC121974975 gene encoding dnaJ homolog subfamily B member 1-like: MGVDYYNILNVNRNATDDELKKAYRRLAMRWHPDKNPSNKKEAEAKFKQISEAYEVLSDPDMRSIYDEYGDEGFKGMPPPGSQSATSNRASDPNDFKFNPRNAEDIFSEIFGSRNPFGSESMNRAKSTRYQTDGNGTFGGFYSANSTSRPYAEGTAGPSSDQPRKPPDVEKNLPCTLEELYTGSKRNMKISRNVLQSNGRTIVQTEILTIEIKPGWKKGTRITFPDKGNEQADQLPADLVFIIVEKPHDVYERHGNDLCTHQKITLVDALAGTTINMKTLDGRDLSIKVTDVVIPGYELVVVKEGMPIAKARNKKGNLIIKFDVKFPSKLRPEQQVAIRRVLGGLHQM, from the exons ATGGGAGTTGACTACTACAACATATTGAATGTGAACCGAAACGCCACTGACGATGAGCTTAAGAAGGCGTACCGCCGCCTGGCGATGCGGTGGCACCCGGATAAGAATCCAAGTAATAAGAAGGAGGCGGAGGCCAAGTTCAAGCAGATCTCCGAGGCATACGAA GTTCTGAGTGATCCGGATATGCGTTCAATATATGATGAATATGGAGACGAGGGCTTCAAGGGCATGCCTCCTCCTGGTTCACAAAGTGCTACATCGAATAGAGCAAGTGATCCTAATGACTTTAAGTTTAATCCTCGCAATGCTGAGGATatcttttctgaaatttttgggaGCAGAAATCCTTTTGGTTCTGAATCCATGAACCGTGCAAAATCCACGAGATATCAAACAGATGGCAATGGAACATTTGGTGGCTTTTACAGTGCAAATAGTACTTCTAGACCATATGCTGAGGGAACTGCTGGTCCTAGCAGTGACCAGCCAAGGAAACCACCAGATGTAGAGAAGAACCTTCCATGCACCCTTGAAGAGCTCTACACTGGATCTAAAAGGAACATGAAGATCTCCAGGAATGTCTTACAATCTAATGG ACGTACTATTGTGCAAACAGAGATCCTAACAATTGAAATAAAGCCTGGATGGAAAAAAGGCACAAGGATAACTTTTCCCGACAAAGGAAATGAACAAGCGGACCAACTCCCTGCTGATCTGGTCTTCATCATCGTTGAAAAGCCGCATGATGTGTACGAGAGGCACGGCAATGATCTCTGCACCCACCAGAAGATCACTCTGGTTGATGCACTTGCAGGGACTACAATAAACATGAAGACCCTCGATGGTCGTGATTTGTCAATCAAGGTTACTGATGTAGTGATCCCTGGCTATGAACTTGTTGTCGTAAAGGAGGGTATGCCGATTGCCAAGGCACGAAACAAGAAAGGTAACTTAATTATCAAGTTTGATGTGAAGTTCCCGTCAAAGTTGAGACCAGAACAGCAAGTTGCTATCAGACGGGTCCTAGGAGGTCTACATCAAATGTGA